Proteins from one Vibrio coralliirubri genomic window:
- a CDS encoding GNAT family N-acetyltransferase, translated as MSNTMKFRQYNSNEIETVTQVFTQTFTDSEGENEGKTVGKLANDLLTTTAPTELLCFVAEDDSSESDTDSTIVGAIIFTPLSFDDETKAYLLSPVAVSTQVQKRGIGQQLINFGLQILTEQGVELAVTYGDPDYYSKVGFGQITVEQVPAPFELSFPHGWLAQSLTGGEINVTSGKSSCVKGLAHAEYW; from the coding sequence GTGAGTAACACCATGAAATTTAGACAATATAATTCAAACGAAATCGAAACGGTCACTCAAGTTTTTACTCAGACCTTTACAGATTCAGAAGGCGAGAACGAAGGTAAAACCGTGGGTAAGCTTGCCAATGATCTTTTAACGACCACAGCCCCGACAGAGCTACTTTGCTTTGTTGCTGAAGACGATTCTAGTGAGTCGGATACGGATAGTACGATTGTTGGCGCGATTATCTTTACGCCACTTTCATTTGACGATGAAACCAAGGCATATTTGCTTTCACCAGTCGCGGTGAGCACTCAGGTTCAAAAGCGTGGTATTGGCCAGCAACTAATTAACTTTGGTTTGCAGATTCTGACTGAACAAGGTGTTGAGCTTGCAGTGACTTACGGTGATCCTGACTACTACTCAAAAGTGGGCTTTGGGCAAATTACCGTTGAGCAGGTTCCAGCGCCCTTTGAATTGAGTTTCCCTCACGGTTGGTTAGCTCAATCGTTGACCGGTGGTGAAATCAACGTAACAAGTGGAAAGTCGAGCTGTGTTAAAGGCTTGGCTCACGCAGAATATTGGTAG